One window from the genome of Gimesia aquarii encodes:
- a CDS encoding DUF4175 family protein, whose protein sequence is MSASIRAQFVQLHRKVHQLVWLNGLCWGLTILLISASLVISLDWALKISDPMIRLILGLGAGSFVVWTLWQHLVIPLKTPLTDFDLALKIERQYPRLKDSFSSSVLFDTEKPSHFTGSSQLRQAVIKDAYQQASQINFLELIDTRPIRKIMISAALLCLFVVSISILHPNRVILGIHRFVLPFSAPDWPQNVELQFLDENLVPIESGPNNPYQVVEGENFRFFVENRNGTPPEDLRIEYQVSKNHQPRGKLNSEPLRIVSVPDQSAVDHELGTGSLRITNKTIRLRAIGGDDHSMPWLTLLSVPPTTLKLQEVTLTPPAYSQEPVEKLPAGIGSFKALIGTRVDLKARSNKLLKSVSLRVKDREPVSVKLEPNRKEFSAQFVIQDPGTYSYWFELENDQGFRPLNPERYEIIGITDSVPEVYLEKPATDLQVTPSAQIPLTVSIQDDLKIASALIRFQKSSKEETLSRALRTDRESQSFPLPFSPNDSSEQVILNDVWDLTKLSLTEGDRIIFRAEAHDHYQMLPQAGNENRVELNRVGTSLSRVLTLVSPQYKANELANRHAHLLEELTRVLKNQRLLHTEVKDVQHQLERVGKARSEEIDTIKQVEMDQKRITSQLFSPRTGLEQRSKELVKELEWNHINDPTMSQRLTELNTELSELNQNVFPEIQEQITQARKKLQSNIDSGSSRKQSSNSNAQPETRGDSEQSDVENTKQHTKAGKTEQKTFADNAPLEALNIAEKGQQQVISRLDNVLKSLSQWQKTRDLVSELEEQIQQQSDIQNQTSKLAQKTITKSFGKLKLQEQADLEKLASRQEQQAENFKSFKNLLDSLNSKSGALTREEQLRNQEAIDFLRKKTIPEEMKQIAEKLKQNQVGQVLQDQQKIQQSMQLLKDIFDHQSTDSSPDQLLKKLKQSEQELSFLKQQQQNVLQKLQKAANSSNQTKLTEKLEKLIKEEQELRQKLKQFEQQLKRLSLQQEAQSVQRARNRLSKIENALKQGNLQDATTEIQESLDDLEQAQRELASRRKDMEESLAFEALEKLDSEIKNLLKRQEAVIQETIRLEEIRLSRGRWSRGQLKSLKQLFETEQELQSLAISLALDLEAAPVFALAFQKIIDQLDLATNRLGQRLTDKETLTAEKIVRSKLIELLKVLDDRKSQNQNQPDPAQDLPESIIPPNDQISLITQLKLLKLLQEDILQRTKSFNQSISQVKTLTPQQIQERKDLSEEQAALAELSMELLARFNEPLSDDPQPIDEIPQ, encoded by the coding sequence ATGTCTGCTTCCATTCGAGCACAATTTGTGCAACTGCATCGTAAGGTTCATCAGTTGGTCTGGCTGAATGGACTTTGCTGGGGATTGACCATCTTACTGATTTCGGCATCCCTGGTAATCAGTCTCGATTGGGCCTTAAAGATTTCAGACCCGATGATTCGATTAATCTTAGGGCTAGGTGCGGGAAGCTTTGTCGTTTGGACTCTCTGGCAACATTTGGTAATTCCTTTAAAAACACCACTCACCGATTTTGATCTCGCTCTGAAAATTGAACGGCAATACCCTCGTCTGAAAGACAGTTTTTCCAGCAGTGTTTTATTTGATACAGAAAAACCGAGTCACTTTACCGGTTCGTCACAGCTTCGGCAGGCAGTCATTAAAGATGCCTACCAGCAAGCCTCTCAAATCAATTTTCTTGAATTGATTGACACAAGACCAATCAGAAAAATAATGATTAGCGCTGCGCTGCTCTGTTTATTTGTCGTTTCCATTTCAATCTTGCATCCAAATCGAGTGATTTTAGGCATTCATCGTTTTGTACTACCCTTTTCAGCACCAGATTGGCCACAAAATGTCGAATTGCAATTTCTGGATGAAAATCTTGTACCTATCGAATCAGGCCCCAATAATCCATATCAGGTTGTAGAAGGTGAGAATTTTCGGTTTTTTGTTGAAAACCGCAATGGAACTCCTCCTGAAGATTTACGCATCGAGTATCAAGTTAGCAAGAATCATCAACCACGTGGGAAATTAAATTCGGAACCGTTAAGAATCGTCTCAGTCCCAGATCAATCAGCAGTAGACCATGAACTTGGCACCGGTTCTTTAAGGATCACCAATAAAACAATAAGGCTGCGCGCGATTGGAGGTGACGATCACTCCATGCCGTGGCTGACACTACTTTCTGTACCTCCAACAACTCTGAAATTACAAGAGGTAACCCTCACCCCCCCTGCCTATTCGCAAGAGCCTGTTGAAAAACTACCTGCCGGTATTGGTAGCTTCAAAGCTCTGATCGGAACCCGAGTCGATCTCAAAGCGCGTTCTAATAAACTTTTGAAATCTGTTAGCTTACGAGTGAAAGATAGAGAACCTGTATCTGTAAAACTAGAGCCGAACAGGAAAGAATTTTCAGCTCAATTTGTCATTCAGGATCCAGGTACCTATTCCTATTGGTTTGAATTAGAAAACGATCAGGGATTTCGGCCTCTCAACCCGGAACGTTATGAAATCATTGGAATCACCGATTCCGTTCCAGAAGTATATCTCGAAAAACCAGCTACAGACTTGCAAGTGACTCCATCAGCTCAAATACCATTAACGGTTTCAATCCAAGATGATTTAAAAATCGCCAGCGCACTGATTCGTTTTCAAAAATCATCAAAAGAAGAAACATTGTCGCGCGCACTGAGAACAGATCGAGAGAGTCAATCGTTCCCGCTACCATTCAGTCCGAATGATTCAAGTGAGCAAGTGATTCTGAACGATGTCTGGGATCTTACCAAGTTGTCGCTAACGGAAGGTGACCGAATTATATTTCGAGCAGAAGCACATGATCATTATCAGATGTTGCCTCAAGCAGGTAATGAGAATCGGGTTGAATTAAATCGAGTTGGAACAAGCCTTTCAAGAGTCTTGACACTCGTAAGCCCGCAGTACAAAGCGAATGAATTAGCAAATCGTCATGCACATTTGCTAGAGGAACTGACACGAGTATTAAAAAATCAACGGCTTTTGCATACAGAAGTGAAAGATGTTCAACACCAACTTGAGCGCGTCGGTAAGGCAAGGTCAGAAGAAATTGATACAATCAAACAGGTAGAAATGGACCAGAAACGGATTACCTCTCAATTATTCAGTCCTCGGACCGGGCTGGAACAACGCTCAAAGGAACTAGTGAAAGAACTTGAGTGGAACCATATTAATGACCCTACGATGAGTCAGCGACTTACGGAGCTCAACACAGAGCTTTCTGAATTAAATCAAAATGTCTTCCCTGAAATACAGGAACAAATCACACAAGCTCGCAAAAAACTTCAGTCAAATATTGATTCCGGATCATCACGAAAGCAATCATCAAACTCAAATGCTCAACCTGAGACCCGGGGAGATTCAGAACAGTCTGATGTGGAAAATACTAAGCAACACACTAAAGCAGGCAAAACCGAACAAAAGACATTTGCTGACAATGCCCCACTCGAAGCATTAAACATCGCTGAAAAAGGCCAGCAGCAGGTAATTAGCAGGTTGGATAATGTTCTAAAATCACTTTCTCAATGGCAGAAAACAAGAGATCTCGTTTCCGAATTAGAAGAACAGATTCAGCAACAATCAGATATTCAGAATCAAACCAGCAAACTGGCACAGAAGACCATTACTAAGTCTTTTGGTAAGCTCAAGCTTCAGGAACAAGCTGATCTTGAAAAACTAGCATCCCGCCAGGAACAACAGGCTGAAAATTTCAAATCATTTAAAAATCTTCTTGATTCACTCAATTCAAAATCAGGAGCCCTCACACGAGAAGAACAATTAAGAAATCAGGAAGCTATCGATTTTTTGCGAAAAAAAACGATTCCGGAAGAGATGAAGCAAATAGCCGAAAAACTAAAACAAAACCAGGTGGGACAGGTACTTCAAGATCAACAAAAAATTCAGCAATCGATGCAATTGTTGAAAGATATTTTTGATCACCAATCCACAGATTCTTCGCCGGACCAGTTGTTAAAGAAATTAAAACAGTCTGAACAAGAACTGAGTTTTTTGAAACAACAGCAACAGAACGTGCTACAGAAGTTACAGAAAGCAGCCAATTCATCAAATCAGACAAAACTGACAGAGAAGCTAGAAAAACTAATTAAAGAAGAACAGGAGTTGCGACAAAAACTAAAACAATTCGAACAGCAATTAAAGCGATTGAGTTTACAGCAGGAAGCGCAATCCGTTCAAAGAGCCAGAAATCGGCTCTCCAAAATAGAAAATGCGTTAAAACAGGGAAATCTTCAAGATGCCACAACAGAAATCCAAGAGTCGCTTGATGATCTGGAACAAGCACAACGTGAATTAGCTTCACGTAGAAAAGATATGGAAGAGTCACTGGCGTTTGAAGCACTCGAGAAATTAGATTCCGAAATCAAAAATCTACTCAAAAGACAAGAAGCTGTGATTCAGGAAACAATTCGCCTTGAAGAGATACGTCTTTCACGTGGGCGGTGGTCTCGTGGTCAATTAAAATCCTTGAAACAGCTTTTCGAAACAGAGCAAGAACTACAATCGTTAGCGATATCACTGGCATTAGATTTGGAGGCGGCTCCTGTATTTGCTTTAGCATTTCAAAAAATCATTGATCAATTGGACCTGGCGACTAACAGATTAGGCCAACGCCTTACCGACAAAGAGACATTAACTGCCGAAAAAATAGTAAGATCAAAATTGATAGAGTTGTTAAAAGTTTTAGATGACAGAAAGTCACAAAACCAAAATCAGCCTGATCCAGCTCAAGATCTTCCCGAAAGTATAATCCCTCCAAATGATCAGATTTCGTTAATCACACAGTTAAAATTACTAAAACTCTTACAAGAAGATATTCTGCAAAGGACAAAATCATTTAATCAATCTATCAGTCAGGTAAAAACATTGACTCCGCAGCAAATTCAAGAACGAAAAGATCTGTCTGAGGAACAAGCAGCTTTAGCAGAGTTATCTATGGAACTGTTAGCACGCTTTAATGAACCTCTCTCAGATGATCCGCAACCAATAGATGAGATCCCACAATGA
- a CDS encoding vWA domain-containing protein produces MDYLKHLLESYFEIPPAGPGQGTAWSFQWNTPWPTWLPDWVVFILGVGIIFLLMYAYLKDTAHLNLQKRAVLLSIRLALFLFVLLFLTKITLSIHRTGLPFVALLIDDSASMGLADDYSQIASTKNSAIDKQQDQGKNRLGLVKTLLLQKDAQFLQELQKKHKLKLYHFSEECIPLGEQGLLDKTDTAQAQELIKQLEPIGNETRPFHAVQKVLNDFRGTLPTAIIVLSDGISSTGDMDLLSRAGTLAKSKLVPIYPVGVGSEQPVRDLQLYDLLVDDVAFVNDPVNLSAKVKSFGITAGSVSVSLKDAKTGNPLITRKLSINPNKEFQKIDLTFTPNKPGLLEYVFEVEPVKGEVNRNNNQQSGQVSVLDQKIRVLLVDSVPRYEYRYLKHLLERDKTIELRSILQESDLEYSSEDATALDYFPVKKEDLYQYDVVILGDADPAYFSQAVFENLDQFVREKGGGLVVVAGPRFSPHAYANTKLETLLPIEISKTKESTDAAPLVNGFQPELTTEGQFSTSIFRFADNAEQSQTIWNNLPELYWYYTANGVKPGASVLATHPTQKGKNGQLIPIIATQRIGAGKVIFSATDDLWRWRDLVGDLYYSRYWVQSIRYLSRSKLLNQEQAVELTLDRNTYQQGDSVQFRVKFLDERLIPTDDEDVTVMLERQGEASRPVKLTPLEKSPNIFEGSYSNIAEGSYHSWVSQPILQGNPPSDDFRVEVSQRELLNRDMNQSDMQKTARETRGKYYHIFAADQLPAAIPTGHPVPLENEEPITLWNRWEFLILFTLLISAEWLLRKRFRLV; encoded by the coding sequence ATGGATTATCTGAAACACCTGTTAGAATCCTATTTTGAAATCCCTCCAGCGGGTCCTGGGCAGGGAACGGCGTGGAGCTTCCAGTGGAATACTCCCTGGCCTACATGGCTCCCAGATTGGGTTGTTTTCATTTTGGGAGTGGGAATCATTTTCCTGCTGATGTACGCGTACCTGAAGGATACAGCGCACCTTAATCTGCAGAAGCGTGCCGTATTATTAAGTATTCGCCTAGCATTGTTTTTGTTTGTGTTATTGTTCCTCACAAAAATCACGCTTTCCATTCACCGAACCGGTTTACCTTTTGTCGCTTTATTAATTGACGACTCAGCAAGTATGGGGCTCGCAGATGACTACTCTCAAATCGCTTCTACCAAGAACAGTGCAATAGACAAGCAGCAGGACCAAGGCAAGAATCGGCTTGGTCTGGTCAAAACATTGTTGCTCCAAAAAGATGCACAATTTTTACAGGAGTTACAAAAAAAACACAAATTGAAGCTTTACCATTTTTCGGAAGAGTGTATTCCATTGGGAGAACAGGGACTGCTTGACAAAACGGATACTGCACAAGCCCAGGAATTAATCAAACAACTCGAACCAATAGGGAATGAAACACGACCTTTCCACGCGGTACAAAAAGTATTGAACGATTTTCGAGGAACGCTTCCCACTGCGATTATTGTCCTCAGTGATGGAATCTCCAGTACCGGCGATATGGATCTATTGTCCCGCGCCGGCACATTGGCGAAATCGAAGCTCGTTCCCATCTACCCCGTTGGAGTTGGTAGCGAACAGCCAGTCAGAGATCTGCAATTGTACGACCTGTTGGTTGATGATGTCGCTTTTGTTAATGATCCAGTTAATCTGTCAGCCAAAGTAAAAAGCTTTGGTATCACTGCCGGTTCAGTCTCTGTTTCCCTCAAAGACGCCAAAACAGGAAATCCGCTGATCACTAGAAAATTGTCAATTAACCCTAACAAAGAATTTCAAAAGATTGATCTCACCTTCACTCCGAACAAGCCAGGGCTTTTGGAATATGTCTTCGAAGTAGAACCAGTCAAAGGAGAAGTCAATCGCAATAACAACCAGCAAAGCGGTCAGGTCTCAGTTCTCGATCAAAAAATTCGTGTGTTATTGGTAGATTCAGTCCCTCGTTATGAATACCGCTACCTTAAGCATTTATTGGAAAGAGACAAAACCATCGAACTCCGAAGCATTTTACAGGAATCGGATCTGGAATATTCGTCCGAAGATGCTACTGCTCTAGATTATTTCCCGGTAAAAAAAGAAGACCTTTATCAATACGATGTTGTCATTCTGGGTGACGCCGATCCTGCTTACTTCAGTCAAGCTGTTTTTGAAAATCTCGACCAATTTGTACGCGAAAAAGGAGGAGGTCTGGTAGTCGTCGCTGGTCCTCGCTTTTCCCCTCATGCCTATGCCAATACCAAATTGGAAACCCTATTGCCTATCGAAATTTCTAAAACAAAGGAATCGACTGATGCTGCCCCATTAGTCAATGGATTTCAACCGGAACTAACAACTGAAGGTCAATTCAGTACCTCAATATTTCGTTTTGCAGACAATGCCGAGCAGAGCCAGACAATCTGGAATAATTTACCAGAACTGTATTGGTACTATACAGCAAATGGAGTCAAGCCCGGAGCTTCTGTACTTGCAACGCATCCCACACAGAAAGGAAAAAACGGACAGTTGATCCCAATAATTGCCACACAGCGTATTGGAGCTGGTAAAGTAATCTTCAGTGCAACAGACGACCTTTGGAGATGGCGCGATCTTGTAGGTGATCTTTATTACTCCCGTTACTGGGTACAATCGATCCGCTACCTTAGTCGTTCAAAACTATTAAATCAGGAACAGGCTGTCGAACTCACACTTGACCGTAATACATATCAACAAGGCGACTCGGTTCAGTTTCGAGTGAAATTTCTAGATGAACGATTAATTCCGACAGACGATGAAGATGTGACTGTGATGCTAGAACGACAAGGAGAAGCTTCTCGGCCGGTCAAATTAACACCATTAGAAAAGTCACCCAATATCTTCGAAGGCAGTTATTCCAATATCGCAGAAGGATCGTATCATAGCTGGGTCTCTCAACCAATCCTGCAAGGGAATCCTCCTTCCGATGACTTTCGAGTTGAAGTATCGCAACGTGAATTATTAAATCGAGACATGAACCAAAGCGATATGCAGAAAACCGCCAGGGAAACGCGAGGAAAATATTATCATATCTTTGCCGCTGACCAACTTCCAGCTGCCATCCCAACAGGCCATCCGGTTCCTCTCGAGAATGAAGAACCGATCACGCTTTGGAATCGCTGGGAATTTCTCATTCTGTTCACACTATTAATCTCGGCAGAATGGCTGTTAAGAAAACGTTTTCGACTAGTATAA
- the murC gene encoding UDP-N-acetylmuramate--L-alanine ligase yields the protein MILSNASTNQQRRSANESRTDSAALPASAHLVGIRGSGMKALAEYLSSAGCRVTGSDLSPSVPTENALREGGYRVHQGHDKRFVPEGTSVLIYSPAIGLANPERRFAQRMGIPQLSYSQMLGRLMRQRQGVCVAGTHGKSTTSALTAYVLQNSGVSPSAVIGAELCSKNLNGWAGEGSLFVAESCEYQRSFLDLFPYYAAITNIEPDHFDYFKNQDDMTSAYAEFVSRIPARGHLLLPGNCLGLEKIQGSCQARVSTFSLERGADWWATDIKQTAFGLRFRLFHQGDYFSEISLQKKGKHNVSNAMVAAILCHTVGIAVEDIREGIYEFPGIHRRFERMGSYKGLTLFDDYAHHPTAIQSTLKMLRQEYPDRKIWCLYEPHQVSRTQALMDYYARSFRSADEVLISPVYAAREKLEQEPFDISKELVKRTLRHNDSTRFSSSLDQMVSTLETEAQSGDIIITMGAGEINRIHYELNRRLQSDS from the coding sequence ATGATCCTGTCAAACGCGAGTACAAATCAACAACGCCGATCAGCGAATGAATCTCGAACGGATTCTGCCGCATTGCCTGCATCCGCTCATCTCGTGGGTATCCGTGGTTCGGGAATGAAAGCGCTTGCAGAGTATCTTTCGAGTGCAGGCTGCCGTGTGACTGGGTCCGATTTAAGTCCTTCAGTTCCCACAGAAAATGCCTTGCGCGAGGGGGGATATCGAGTTCATCAGGGCCATGATAAACGATTTGTTCCTGAAGGAACGAGCGTTTTGATTTACAGTCCTGCCATTGGTCTGGCAAATCCAGAACGTCGCTTTGCCCAGCGGATGGGAATTCCACAGTTATCTTATTCTCAGATGCTGGGGCGTCTGATGCGGCAGAGACAAGGTGTCTGTGTGGCTGGTACACACGGGAAAAGTACTACCTCGGCTCTCACCGCATATGTGCTGCAAAATTCAGGAGTTTCTCCATCGGCAGTGATAGGAGCAGAGCTCTGTAGTAAGAACTTAAATGGCTGGGCAGGGGAAGGTTCACTTTTTGTTGCTGAGAGTTGTGAATATCAACGTAGTTTTCTGGATTTATTCCCTTATTATGCCGCCATTACAAATATTGAACCCGACCATTTTGATTATTTCAAAAATCAGGATGATATGACGTCCGCTTATGCCGAGTTTGTCTCTCGAATTCCTGCAAGAGGTCATTTATTGCTTCCAGGGAATTGTTTGGGGCTGGAAAAAATTCAGGGTTCCTGTCAGGCAAGAGTCTCCACGTTTTCTCTTGAAAGAGGTGCTGACTGGTGGGCCACAGATATTAAACAAACTGCTTTTGGCCTCAGATTTCGGCTCTTTCACCAAGGTGATTACTTTTCGGAAATCTCACTGCAAAAAAAAGGGAAACACAATGTTTCCAATGCAATGGTCGCAGCGATTCTCTGTCATACAGTCGGAATTGCTGTTGAGGACATTCGAGAAGGGATTTATGAGTTTCCCGGTATCCATCGCCGCTTTGAACGAATGGGTTCGTATAAAGGTCTGACTTTATTCGATGATTATGCTCATCACCCTACGGCAATTCAGTCTACGCTGAAAATGTTGCGACAGGAGTATCCAGATCGAAAAATCTGGTGTCTATATGAACCGCACCAGGTCTCTCGCACTCAGGCGTTGATGGATTATTATGCTCGAAGCTTCAGATCGGCGGATGAGGTTCTGATCTCCCCTGTGTATGCCGCTCGCGAAAAGCTCGAACAAGAACCCTTTGATATATCAAAAGAGCTTGTCAAACGGACTCTTCGGCATAATGATTCGACTAGATTCAGCAGTTCCCTTGACCAGATGGTCTCAACTTTAGAGACTGAGGCTCAATCTGGTGATATTATCATTACTATGGGAGCGGGCGAGATAAATCGGATCCATTATGAGCTCAATCGAAGACTTCAAAGCGATTCTTAA
- the murB gene encoding UDP-N-acetylmuramate dehydrogenase: MSSIEDFKAILKSSEPLAKYSYFKIGGPAQFLLEPRDADELQQVVLCCVENEIPMRVLGGASNVLIKDSGVQGAVIRIYGDEFAKVQIEGTTVTAGAGVLLSNLVSQTVKAGLAGMEGLVGIPGTIGGALHGNAGGTHGDIGQYVTSVSVLTARGEKFVRTADELSFSYRESSVNELAILEATFELKQDDSEEVTNRMKKNWIMKKSNQPLTHQSAGCIFKNPRGMHAGALIEQAGLKGTRIGGAEISDRHANYIINDENATTENVLDLINLAQNTVSEKFGVELELEIELW, encoded by the coding sequence ATGAGCTCAATCGAAGACTTCAAAGCGATTCTTAAAAGTTCTGAACCACTGGCAAAATATTCCTATTTTAAAATAGGAGGACCTGCCCAGTTTTTGCTTGAACCACGCGACGCAGATGAATTGCAGCAGGTCGTTTTGTGTTGTGTCGAAAATGAGATACCCATGCGTGTGCTTGGTGGAGCATCTAATGTGCTCATCAAGGATTCTGGCGTACAGGGAGCAGTCATCAGAATCTATGGAGATGAGTTTGCGAAGGTTCAAATTGAAGGGACTACTGTGACCGCCGGGGCGGGAGTCTTGTTGTCGAACCTTGTTTCGCAAACCGTAAAAGCCGGCCTAGCTGGTATGGAAGGGCTGGTTGGCATTCCCGGAACGATCGGCGGGGCATTACACGGGAATGCTGGCGGAACTCATGGTGATATTGGCCAGTACGTTACTTCGGTGTCAGTGTTGACAGCCCGAGGAGAAAAATTTGTAAGGACTGCAGACGAATTGAGTTTCAGCTACCGTGAAAGCAGTGTGAATGAGTTAGCGATTCTAGAAGCCACTTTTGAATTAAAACAGGATGATTCCGAAGAGGTAACGAATCGGATGAAAAAGAATTGGATCATGAAGAAGTCCAATCAACCTTTGACCCATCAGTCAGCGGGTTGCATCTTCAAGAATCCCCGTGGTATGCATGCGGGAGCCTTAATCGAACAAGCAGGTTTGAAGGGGACCCGGATTGGTGGTGCTGAAATCAGTGATCGGCATGCAAATTACATTATCAATGATGAAAATGCGACGACAGAGAACGTACTCGATCTGATCAACTTGGCGCAGAATACCGTTTCTGAAAAGTTTGGTGTCGAGCTTGAGTTAGAAATTGAACTCTGGTAA
- a CDS encoding PQQ-binding-like beta-propeller repeat protein translates to MKQFFQILFLAFSSSLVLSSTKLTAEDWPAFRGPRGNGISLEKDVPIRWGPSENILWKVPLPAPGNSSPIVSNGRVFVTCAENKGRKRSLYCYDRTNGRELWVRTVNFDKVMPTHKTNNYCGSTPVADGKRVVVWHASAGLYCYDFAGNELWNRNLGEFEHIWGYGTSPILHEGKVILHCGPGKRVFITSIDLEDGKTLWETTEAVEGNGSRNKERKYMGSWSTPVVTEIDGQKLIICSMSLRVNAYDPKTGNIIWSCYGLRGQKGDLAYTSPVIASDICVAMGGFNGPAIGFRMRGSGDITSAQRLWQKEPNPQRISSGIISKDHLYMANAGPNTFQCLNPETGEIIWQERSGGAACWGSLVLVNGNFYVTDQNGTTHVFKLNQKHLEKIAQNELHEKSNSTPAFSEGQVFLRTFNHVYCIGK, encoded by the coding sequence ATGAAACAATTCTTCCAAATTCTATTTTTGGCTTTTTCATCTTCTCTCGTTCTTAGTTCCACTAAACTCACCGCCGAAGACTGGCCTGCGTTTCGTGGACCACGGGGAAATGGAATCTCTCTCGAAAAAGATGTCCCCATTAGATGGGGTCCGTCTGAAAACATTCTCTGGAAAGTGCCACTCCCGGCTCCTGGAAACAGCAGCCCTATCGTCTCGAACGGACGCGTCTTTGTAACCTGTGCAGAAAACAAAGGACGCAAACGAAGTCTATATTGCTATGATCGCACTAACGGACGAGAACTCTGGGTTCGAACTGTAAACTTCGATAAAGTCATGCCCACCCATAAAACAAACAATTATTGTGGCTCAACACCTGTTGCAGATGGAAAGCGGGTTGTCGTCTGGCACGCTTCTGCAGGCTTGTATTGTTATGACTTTGCCGGTAATGAACTCTGGAATCGGAATCTAGGAGAGTTTGAACATATATGGGGTTATGGCACCTCTCCTATTCTGCACGAAGGAAAGGTGATTCTGCACTGTGGGCCTGGAAAACGGGTCTTTATCACAAGTATTGACCTGGAGGATGGGAAAACTTTGTGGGAAACCACAGAAGCAGTTGAAGGGAATGGCTCGCGAAATAAAGAGCGGAAATATATGGGGTCCTGGAGTACTCCGGTTGTGACAGAGATAGACGGTCAAAAGCTTATCATCTGCAGTATGTCATTACGTGTGAATGCCTATGATCCCAAAACGGGAAATATTATCTGGAGTTGTTATGGCTTACGAGGGCAGAAGGGAGACCTGGCTTATACATCCCCGGTCATTGCAAGTGATATTTGTGTGGCGATGGGAGGCTTTAATGGACCTGCAATCGGTTTTCGCATGCGAGGATCAGGAGACATCACTTCAGCACAGCGTCTCTGGCAAAAGGAGCCCAATCCCCAACGAATTTCTTCTGGAATTATTTCCAAAGATCATCTTTACATGGCAAATGCCGGCCCCAACACATTCCAATGCCTCAATCCGGAGACCGGAGAAATCATCTGGCAGGAACGCTCAGGAGGCGCAGCTTGCTGGGGTTCTTTGGTATTGGTAAATGGAAATTTTTATGTAACCGATCAAAATGGCACAACGCACGTCTTCAAACTTAACCAGAAGCATCTCGAAAAAATTGCTCAGAATGAACTTCACGAAAAAAGCAACTCTACACCCGCCTTTTCTGAAGGACAGGTCTTCCTGCGAACATTTAATCACGTTTATTGCATCGGAAAATAA